One Sodalis praecaptivus DNA segment encodes these proteins:
- the tkt gene encoding transketolase, translating to MEHQSLANAIRFLSIDAVQKANSGHPGAPLGMADMATVLWRDFLQHNPADPNWINRDRFVLSNGHSSMLLYALLHLTGYDLSIEDLQNFRQLHSKTPGHPEYGYTPGVETTSGPLGQGIANAVGMALAEKVLAAEFNREGYPVVSHYTYAFLGDGCLMEGISHEACSLAGTLKLGKLIALWDDNNISIDGHVDGWFADDTPARFRAYGWHVIDNIDGQDAKQVAAALDSARSRQDKPTLLCCKTTIGYGSPNKADSHDSHGSPLGQEEVALVREALAWPHAPFDIPSEIYAQWDARAKGAAAQAGWETLFAEYRSAYPREAAELLRRSLKALPDDWRQNSQDYIRGLQDEPAALATRQASQQTLNHFVQWLPELLGGSADLSPSNLTRHANARDITPANASGNYISYGVREFGMSAIMNGVALHGGFIPYGGTFLMFMEYARNAVRMAALMKIRSIFVYTHDSIGLGEDGPTHQPVEQLAALRLTPNMETWRGCDRVEAAVSWQQAIERTDGPSALIFTRQPLQQQPRSARQLESIARGGYILRDCEGTPELIIISSGSEIELAVYAAAQLDEEGKRVRVVSMPCTERFEKQDAAWRESVLPAAVRKRLVIEASIEGFWRGYAGLDGNVIGMRSFGESAPAAVLFGHFGFTQENALSTARGLLEN from the coding sequence GTGGAACATCAGTCGCTCGCTAACGCCATACGTTTTTTAAGTATCGATGCCGTGCAAAAGGCCAACTCCGGCCACCCCGGCGCTCCGCTGGGCATGGCGGATATGGCGACCGTGTTATGGCGGGATTTTTTGCAGCACAACCCGGCGGATCCCAACTGGATCAATCGCGACCGTTTCGTATTGTCCAACGGCCACAGCTCGATGCTGCTGTACGCTTTGCTGCATTTAACCGGTTATGACCTGAGCATCGAGGATTTACAGAATTTCCGCCAGCTGCACTCGAAAACGCCCGGCCACCCCGAATATGGCTATACGCCCGGCGTGGAAACCACCTCCGGGCCGCTTGGGCAAGGCATCGCCAATGCGGTCGGCATGGCGCTGGCGGAGAAAGTCCTGGCAGCGGAGTTTAACCGCGAAGGTTATCCGGTCGTCTCTCATTACACCTATGCTTTTCTCGGTGATGGCTGTTTGATGGAGGGGATTTCCCACGAGGCCTGCTCCCTTGCCGGTACCCTGAAATTGGGAAAACTGATTGCGCTGTGGGATGACAACAATATTTCCATAGACGGACACGTCGACGGTTGGTTCGCCGATGATACCCCGGCCCGTTTTCGCGCCTATGGCTGGCACGTGATTGATAATATCGATGGCCAGGATGCAAAGCAGGTCGCCGCGGCGTTGGACAGCGCCCGCAGTCGGCAGGACAAACCCACCCTGCTTTGCTGTAAAACCACCATCGGTTACGGTTCGCCCAATAAAGCGGATAGCCATGACAGCCATGGCTCCCCGTTAGGTCAAGAGGAAGTGGCGCTGGTCAGGGAAGCGTTGGCATGGCCCCATGCCCCCTTCGACATTCCGTCAGAAATCTATGCCCAATGGGACGCGCGCGCCAAAGGTGCCGCCGCCCAGGCCGGCTGGGAGACACTTTTTGCCGAATATCGGTCGGCCTATCCGAGGGAAGCGGCCGAACTGCTGCGGCGCAGCCTGAAAGCGTTACCCGACGACTGGCGGCAAAACAGCCAGGACTATATTCGCGGGCTGCAGGATGAACCGGCAGCGCTGGCGACGCGCCAGGCCAGCCAACAGACGCTTAACCACTTTGTTCAGTGGTTGCCGGAGCTGCTCGGCGGCTCGGCGGACCTTTCGCCCTCGAATTTGACCCGCCACGCTAATGCCCGTGATATCACGCCCGCGAACGCATCAGGCAATTATATTTCCTACGGCGTTCGGGAATTCGGCATGTCCGCTATTATGAACGGGGTGGCGTTGCACGGCGGGTTTATTCCCTATGGCGGCACCTTCCTGATGTTTATGGAATACGCCCGCAATGCGGTGCGCATGGCCGCGTTAATGAAGATCCGCAGCATCTTCGTTTACACCCATGATTCCATTGGGCTGGGGGAAGACGGCCCCACGCACCAACCCGTCGAGCAGCTTGCCGCCTTACGCCTGACGCCCAATATGGAAACCTGGCGCGGCTGCGACCGGGTCGAAGCCGCCGTCTCCTGGCAGCAGGCCATTGAGCGAACAGACGGCCCTAGCGCGTTGATCTTTACGCGGCAACCTTTGCAACAGCAGCCCCGCAGCGCGCGGCAGTTGGAGAGTATCGCCCGGGGCGGCTATATATTGCGCGATTGTGAGGGAACGCCTGAACTTATCATTATTTCGAGCGGCTCGGAAATTGAGCTGGCCGTCTATGCTGCCGCACAGCTTGACGAAGAGGGGAAACGGGTGCGCGTTGTTTCCATGCCCTGCACCGAACGCTTTGAAAAACAGGATGCCGCCTGGCGCGAAAGCGTCCTGCCCGCCGCCGTGCGTAAACGCTTGGTGATCGAGGCCAGCATCGAGGGTTTCTGGCGCGGTTATGCGGGGCTGGACGGTAACGTCATCGGCATGCGCAGCTTTGGCGAATCCGCGCCGGCGGCGGTGTTGTTCGGGCATTTTGGCTTCACGCAAGAGAACGCCCTGTCGACCGCCCGCGGCTTGCTGGAAAATTAA